ATAAAAATGAAAATAGCAGTTTTCGGCGGAAGTTTTGATCCTATCCATATCGGGCATATCAGGGTTATAGAGGAAGCTCTAAAAACTCTGGATATAGATCTGCTTGTAGTAGTTCCGGCATTTTTAAATCCATTTAAAAAAAGTTTTACTGCCCCTCCAAATCTTAGAGCAAAATGGATAAAAAAAGCTTTAATGATTTATAAAAAAGTTAAAATCTGCCCTTTTGAGATTGAAAACAACAGACCAACATATATGATAGAAACAGTTTATCATCTACAAAAACTATATAAACCTTCAAAAATATATCTAATAATTGGAGCTGATAATCTAAAATCTTTACATAAATGGTACAAATACAAAAATTTAAAATCAAAAGTCGAGTTTGTAGTTGCAAAACGAGGACGAGAAAAAATCCCGTTAAAATATAAAATTTTAAATGTTAATGTTCCTATAAGCGCCACAGCGCTTAGAAAGAGGATAATTAGAAGATTTTTACCGAAAATTGTGGCTGATGAAATAGTTAGATTTTATAAGCAAAGAAGCAGTAAAGAGCGTGGGT
This Nitrosophilus labii DNA region includes the following protein-coding sequences:
- the nadD gene encoding nicotinate (nicotinamide) nucleotide adenylyltransferase, producing MKIAVFGGSFDPIHIGHIRVIEEALKTLDIDLLVVVPAFLNPFKKSFTAPPNLRAKWIKKALMIYKKVKICPFEIENNRPTYMIETVYHLQKLYKPSKIYLIIGADNLKSLHKWYKYKNLKSKVEFVVAKRGREKIPLKYKILNVNVPISATALRKRIIRRFLPKIVADEIVRFYKQRSSKERGCKC